A single Methanocella sp. DNA region contains:
- a CDS encoding MFS transporter, whose product MSTSENESSTPKTAVAEKEKPEGFDTFRVSILSLGHLVNDSYSNLVPPLLPLLKAAYGLSYAASGMLTTAYTITSSIVQPVFGYYADKHGRRWLVALSTAWVAFFMSLIGLVSYMGLDRSGSYLLLLTLIALAGFGSASYHPQASTMVPRISGDHKGFGVSLFSAGGNMGYAIMPLLVVPATALWGLKGTLVFIIPGFLMSLLLYKYAPEAPQTGAHLRVEELIRDITSVIKPLMVVSGIVIMRAWVFFGLITFLPLYFAMRNETSAMASAHMFVLLFFGAIGGLIGGAASDKFGRKFVIVTSLTITGPLLYLALSTSGLAEWALTAMAGAALLASFSPAVLIAQDLIPNNQGMASGIILGLAIGIGGLGVSLTGAFADGFGLTTAVYSLVLLPVAATLMALALPGTIKPAFTTEGTEK is encoded by the coding sequence TTGAGTACATCAGAAAACGAGAGCAGCACGCCTAAAACAGCGGTCGCCGAAAAAGAGAAGCCGGAGGGCTTTGATACTTTCAGGGTCTCTATACTGTCCCTGGGCCACCTGGTAAACGACAGCTACTCCAACCTCGTCCCGCCGCTGCTGCCCCTGCTGAAGGCGGCCTACGGCCTGTCCTATGCGGCCTCGGGCATGCTCACCACCGCTTATACCATCACGTCCAGCATCGTGCAGCCGGTCTTCGGCTACTATGCCGACAAGCACGGCAGGCGGTGGCTCGTCGCGCTGAGCACGGCCTGGGTGGCCTTTTTCATGTCGCTCATCGGCCTGGTCTCGTACATGGGCCTGGACAGGTCGGGCTCGTATCTGCTATTATTAACGCTCATCGCCCTCGCGGGCTTCGGCTCTGCCTCCTACCACCCGCAGGCCTCCACCATGGTCCCGCGCATCAGCGGCGACCACAAGGGCTTCGGCGTGTCGCTGTTCTCCGCGGGCGGCAATATGGGGTATGCGATCATGCCGCTGCTCGTAGTGCCCGCGACGGCCCTGTGGGGCCTGAAGGGTACACTGGTCTTCATCATCCCGGGCTTCCTCATGTCCCTTTTATTATACAAATACGCGCCGGAGGCGCCGCAGACGGGAGCGCACCTCAGGGTAGAAGAGCTGATCAGGGACATCACTTCGGTCATCAAGCCCCTCATGGTGGTCTCTGGCATCGTAATCATGCGGGCGTGGGTCTTCTTCGGCCTCATAACGTTCCTGCCCCTTTACTTCGCCATGAGGAACGAGACGTCTGCGATGGCTAGCGCACACATGTTCGTTCTCCTGTTCTTCGGCGCCATCGGCGGCCTCATCGGGGGCGCTGCCTCGGATAAGTTCGGCCGCAAGTTCGTCATCGTTACCTCATTGACCATCACCGGGCCGCTGCTGTACCTGGCGCTGTCCACTAGCGGGCTGGCCGAGTGGGCCCTCACGGCCATGGCGGGCGCGGCGCTACTCGCCTCGTTCTCCCCTGCGGTGCTCATCGCGCAGGATTTAATACCCAATAACCAGGGCATGGCGTCCGGCATCATCCTGGGCCTGGCCATCGGCATAGGCGGCCTGGGCGTGTCGCTCACAGGCGCATTCGCCGACGGCTTCGGCCTCACCACAGCGGTGTACTCGCTGGTACTGCTGCCCGTCGCCGCCACGCTCATGGCCCTGGCGCTGCCCGGCACCATAAAGCCAGCATTTACCACAGAGGGCACTGAGAAATAA
- a CDS encoding sugar phosphate isomerase/epimerase family protein has product MGFSAYKLVTRPFDWAAGLEDMGFDGWEIVSEGQQKITKESLPGLMDIINSMNIEITVHGPFSDLNPASVNDAIRDESIRQIKQCVELSSDFSNIVVVHPGVLSPLGSQMPDEAWTRNVDALRELCGHAEERGVTLCLENMPNIEKLLCRTPSEVLGMAESAGCGITFDVGHSNTMKNTAGFLKEKAKFTHVHIHDNLGVKDEHLELGKGTVDWSRVLPELKGFEGMTVIEARSLDEGRRSLEYIRKREQHA; this is encoded by the coding sequence GTGGGCTTTTCGGCCTACAAGCTGGTCACGAGGCCCTTCGACTGGGCGGCCGGCCTCGAGGACATGGGTTTCGACGGCTGGGAGATCGTGAGCGAGGGCCAGCAGAAAATAACGAAGGAAAGCCTGCCAGGCCTTATGGACATCATCAACAGCATGAACATCGAAATCACGGTTCATGGGCCGTTCTCCGACCTGAACCCGGCGTCAGTGAACGACGCCATAAGGGATGAGTCGATCCGGCAGATAAAGCAGTGCGTGGAGCTGTCCTCCGACTTTTCAAACATCGTCGTCGTGCACCCGGGCGTCCTGTCGCCCCTGGGAAGCCAGATGCCCGACGAGGCGTGGACGAGGAATGTCGATGCTCTAAGGGAATTATGCGGGCATGCGGAGGAGCGCGGCGTGACTTTGTGCCTGGAGAACATGCCGAACATTGAAAAGCTGCTATGCAGGACTCCCTCCGAGGTCCTCGGCATGGCCGAGTCCGCCGGTTGCGGCATTACGTTCGACGTCGGCCACTCCAACACGATGAAGAACACGGCCGGGTTCTTGAAGGAGAAGGCGAAGTTCACCCACGTCCACATCCACGACAATCTTGGAGTCAAGGACGAGCATCTCGAGCTGGGTAAGGGCACTGTTGACTGGAGCCGGGTGCTTCCGGAGCTTAAGGGCTTCGAGGGCATGACGGTCATCGAGGCCCGCAGCCTGGATGAAGGAAGGAGAAGCCTTGAGTACATCAGAAAACGAGAGCAGCACGCCTAA
- a CDS encoding AAA family ATPase, translating into MKVIAFVGMPGAGKTEASNVARELGIPVVVMGDVLREEVKKRGLAPTDANIGGTANALRKEEGMDAIAKRCIPGIEAYEGKANAVVVDGIRGIAEVETFRKAFDDNFTLIKINAPFELRLDRLSRRGRSDDMASPEGLRQRDERELSWGMGKAMEVADREVTNLDPIERFRDEVRSVLVKESIETTVSALVFPTEPEEKVRHAIENIFPGVRLHFIRQKGYVDRLEGTAGLENLHELLRKQEILDTARSAMYKGLKDDEVSFELNKQAAYMGELNFLDHDVALGGIYVTIKFRDPMLVVDWLAPETREGRPVEEIAL; encoded by the coding sequence ATGAAGGTCATAGCTTTCGTCGGCATGCCCGGGGCCGGTAAGACCGAGGCCTCGAACGTGGCCCGGGAGCTGGGCATACCCGTCGTGGTCATGGGTGACGTGCTCCGCGAGGAAGTAAAGAAGAGGGGGCTGGCCCCCACGGACGCGAACATCGGCGGGACCGCGAACGCCCTCCGCAAGGAAGAGGGCATGGACGCCATCGCGAAGCGATGCATCCCCGGGATCGAGGCATACGAAGGAAAGGCGAACGCCGTCGTCGTGGACGGCATCCGGGGCATCGCCGAGGTGGAGACCTTCAGGAAGGCCTTCGACGATAATTTTACTCTCATCAAGATCAACGCTCCCTTCGAGCTACGGCTGGACCGCCTGTCGAGACGGGGCCGCTCCGACGACATGGCGAGCCCGGAAGGTCTCCGGCAGCGGGACGAGAGGGAGCTGTCATGGGGCATGGGGAAAGCCATGGAAGTGGCCGACAGGGAGGTCACCAATCTGGACCCCATCGAGAGGTTCAGGGACGAGGTCCGCTCCGTCCTCGTAAAGGAGAGCATCGAGACCACGGTTTCGGCGCTCGTGTTCCCCACCGAGCCCGAGGAGAAGGTAAGGCACGCCATCGAGAATATCTTCCCCGGGGTCAGACTTCATTTTATACGGCAGAAGGGATATGTGGACAGGCTCGAGGGCACGGCCGGCCTCGAAAACCTGCACGAGCTTTTAAGGAAACAGGAGATCCTGGATACCGCCAGGAGCGCCATGTATAAAGGCCTCAAGGACGACGAGGTCTCATTCGAATTAAACAAGCAGGCGGCCTACATGGGCGAGCTCAATTTCCTCGACCACGACGTAGCACTGGGCGGCATCTACGTCACCATAAAATTCAGGGACCCGATGCTCGTCGTCGACTGGCTGGCCCCGGAGACCCGGGAGGGCAGGCCCGTGGAGGAGATAGCGCTTTGA